In Piliocolobus tephrosceles isolate RC106 chromosome 12, ASM277652v3, whole genome shotgun sequence, one DNA window encodes the following:
- the P2RY10 gene encoding putative P2Y purinoceptor 10 — MAYLDKYTETFKMRSNSTSTAEINCNVTNVKFQYSLYATTYILIFIPGLLANSAALWVLCRFISRKNKAIIFMINLSVADLAHVLSLPLRIYYYISHHWPFQRGLCLLCFYLKYLNMYASICFLTCISLQRCFFLLKPFRARDWKRRYDVGISAAIWIIVGTACLPFPILRSTDLDNNKSCFADLGYKQMNAVALVGMITVAELAGFVIPVIIIAWCTWKTTISLRQPPMAFQGISERQKALRMVFMCAAVFFICFTPYHINFIFYTMVKETIISSCPIVRIALYFHPFCLCLASLCCLLDPILYYFMASEFRDQLSRHGSSVTRSRLMSKESGSSMIG, encoded by the coding sequence ATGGCTTACCTTGACAAATATACTGAAACATTCAAGATGCGTAGCAACAGTACCAGCACTGCTGAGATTAACTGTAATGTCACTAATGTGAAATTTCAATACTCCCTTTATGCAACCACTTATATCCTCATATTCATTCCTGGTCTTCTGGCTAACAGTGCAGCCTTGTGGGTTCTGTGCCGCTTcatcagcaggaaaaataaagcCATCATTTTCATGATCAACCTCTCTGTGGCTGACCTTGCTCACGTACTATCTTTACCCCTCCGGATTTACTATTACATCAGCCACCACTGGCCTTTCCAGAGAGGACTTTGCCTGCTCTGCTTCTACTTGAAGTATCTCAACATGTATGCCAGCATTTGTTTCCTGACGTGCATCAGTCTTCAAAGGTGCTTTTTTCTCCTCAAGCCCTTCAGGGCCAGAGACTGGAAGCGTAGGTACGATGTGGGCATCAGTGCTGCCATTTGGATCATTGTGGGGACTGCCTGTTTGCCATTTCCCATCCTGAGAAGCACAGACTTAGACAACAACAAGTCCTGCTTTGCTGATCTTGGATACAAGCAAATGAATGCAGTTGCATTGGTCGGGATGATTACAGTTGCTGAGCTTGCAGGATTTGTGATCCCAGTGATCATCATTGCATGGTGTACCTGGAAAACTACTATATCCTTGAGACAGCCACCAATGGCTTTCCAAGGGATCAGTGAGAGGCAGAAAGCACTGCGGATGGTGTTCATGTGTGCTGCAGTCTTCTTCATCTGCTTCACTCCCTAtcatattaactttattttttacacCATGGTAAAGGAAACCATCATTAGCAGTTGTCCCATTGTCCGAATCGCACTGTATTTCCACCCCTTTTGCCTGTGCCTTGCAAGTCTCTGCTGCCTTCTGGATCCAATTCTTTATTACTTTATGGCTTCAGAGTTTCGTGACCAACTCTCCCGCCATGGCAGTTCTGTGACCCGCTCCCGCCTCATGAGCAAGGAGAGTGGTTCATCAATGATTGGCTAA